One bacterium genomic window carries:
- a CDS encoding prepilin-type N-terminal cleavage/methylation domain-containing protein — translation MKRRNPFKPVALKHGFTLLELLVVIGIIAVLASILLPVVNRAREEGRKTACIQTMRQIYLAVSMYKDDYNNYLPPWLSNLYPSYIGTNKKIYLCLSDTSKGTEGGKPDWHQDQYSETDDTSSNTTAPGRDPQITACSYLYEFCGATCTWFENSYVSSSSEFIEADTNNDGTVTWNEAKKWQMKSYMGPKIPIVRCFWHTRSPLTNDDIVLNMSYDGNLTISGPEWETTTH, via the coding sequence GAAATCCATTCAAACCAGTGGCGTTAAAGCATGGGTTCACGCTTTTGGAGCTTTTGGTTGTTATAGGCATAATTGCCGTACTTGCCAGCATACTTTTGCCTGTAGTAAACAGGGCTAGGGAAGAAGGGCGCAAGACGGCATGCATACAAACCATGAGACAGATTTATCTGGCTGTATCAATGTATAAGGATGACTACAATAATTATCTGCCTCCCTGGCTTTCTAATTTATATCCAAGTTACATCGGCACTAACAAAAAAATTTACCTTTGTCTCAGCGATACTTCAAAAGGAACAGAGGGTGGAAAACCTGATTGGCACCAGGATCAATACTCAGAGACGGATGATACCAGTTCAAATACTACCGCTCCAGGTCGTGACCCGCAAATTACCGCCTGCAGTTATCTCTATGAGTTCTGTGGTGCTACTTGTACATGGTTTGAAAACAGTTATGTCTCAAGTTCATCTGAGTTTATCGAAGCTGATACAAATAATGATGGTACAGTAACATGGAATGAAGCGAAGAAATGGCAGATGAAAAGTTATATGGGACCCAAAATTCCTATTGTGAGGTGTTTCTGGCATACCAGATCACCTTTAACAAATGATGATATTGTTTTGAATATGAGCTATGATGGAAACTTAACTATAAGCGGCCCTGAATGGGAAACCACTACTCATTAG